From Saccharothrix espanaensis DSM 44229, the proteins below share one genomic window:
- the ftsR gene encoding transcriptional regulator FtsR, translating to MTAAGRPQRGGSSIGAVLAQLRSEFPDVTISKIRFLESEGLVRPARTASGYRQFTTADVERLRYVLAAQRDRYLPLKVIKEHLDAADAGTSGRVLRAVDGTPAAEQLAGGSPHRMTREDLLARSGLDGALLAELEQQGLVRPGPAGFYDQEAAQVATTVRAMTEFGLEPRHLQAFRAAADREVGLVEQIVAPLYRHRDPRARGRADEVVRELAALSVTLHTLLVKSGLRDVAGGRVSPR from the coding sequence GTGACGGCGGCCGGGCGGCCACAGCGCGGGGGGTCGAGCATCGGCGCGGTCCTCGCGCAGTTGCGATCGGAGTTCCCCGACGTCACGATCTCCAAGATCCGTTTCCTGGAGTCGGAGGGTCTGGTCCGCCCGGCACGCACCGCCTCGGGGTACCGCCAGTTCACCACGGCCGACGTCGAGCGGCTGCGGTACGTCCTGGCGGCCCAGCGCGACCGCTACCTGCCCCTGAAGGTCATCAAGGAGCACCTGGACGCGGCCGACGCGGGCACCTCGGGACGGGTGCTGCGCGCGGTCGACGGCACGCCCGCCGCCGAGCAGCTCGCCGGCGGGTCCCCGCACCGGATGACCCGGGAGGACCTGCTCGCCCGCTCCGGGCTGGACGGGGCGCTGCTGGCGGAGCTGGAGCAGCAGGGCCTGGTCCGGCCCGGCCCGGCCGGGTTCTACGACCAGGAAGCCGCGCAGGTCGCCACCACCGTGCGCGCGATGACCGAGTTCGGCCTGGAACCGCGCCACCTGCAGGCGTTCCGGGCGGCGGCCGACCGCGAGGTCGGCCTGGTCGAGCAGATCGTGGCCCCCCTCTACCGGCACCGCGACCCGCGCGCTCGCGGGCGTGCCGACGAAGTCGTCCGCGAGTTGGCGGCGCTTTCGGTAACGCTGCACACACTCCTGGTGAAGTCCGGGCTGCGCGACGTCGCAGGTGGTCGCGTTTCCCCCAGGTGA
- the garA gene encoding glycogen accumulation regulator GarA — MSTNDGPGVPPEQSPERTSVFRADFLAEVEGAEAPAQEPAVAGVDALPAGSALLVVKRGPNAGSRFLLDRDTTSAGRHPDSDIFLDDVTVSRRHAEFRREGGEFVVIDVGSLNGTYVNREPVDQAVLANGDEVQIGKFRLVFLTGPGAGGQGAQ, encoded by the coding sequence GTGAGCACGAACGACGGGCCAGGCGTTCCGCCGGAGCAGTCCCCGGAGCGGACCTCCGTTTTCCGGGCCGACTTCCTCGCCGAAGTTGAGGGTGCCGAGGCACCCGCGCAGGAACCGGCCGTCGCCGGTGTCGACGCGCTGCCGGCGGGGTCCGCCCTGCTCGTGGTCAAGCGCGGCCCGAACGCGGGGTCGCGGTTCCTGCTGGACCGGGACACCACCAGCGCGGGCCGGCACCCCGACAGCGACATCTTCCTCGACGACGTGACGGTCTCGCGCCGGCACGCCGAGTTCCGCCGTGAAGGCGGCGAGTTCGTGGTCATCGACGTGGGCAGCCTCAACGGCACCTACGTCAACCGCGAGCCCGTCGACCAGGCGGTCCTCGCCAACGGCGACGAGGTGCAGATCGGCAAGTTCCGCCTCGTGTTCCTGACCGGTCCGGGCGCCGGGGGTCAGGGGGCGCAGTGA
- a CDS encoding bifunctional nuclease family protein — MSEMRVVGVRVELPANQPILLLRETEGERYLPIWIGSVEATAIALEQQGVRPARPLTHDLLKDVIGALGRNLEQVRITDLQEGTYFAELVFDGDVRVSARPSDSVALALRIGVPIHAEESVLAEAGLIIPDEQEDEVEKFREFLDSVSPEDFRGADT; from the coding sequence ATGAGCGAGATGCGCGTCGTCGGCGTGCGGGTGGAACTGCCCGCCAACCAGCCGATCCTGCTGCTGCGCGAAACCGAGGGTGAGCGCTACCTGCCGATCTGGATCGGCTCGGTGGAGGCCACCGCCATCGCCCTGGAACAACAGGGCGTGCGCCCCGCCCGCCCGCTGACCCACGACCTGCTCAAGGACGTCATCGGGGCACTGGGCCGCAACCTCGAACAGGTCCGGATCACCGACCTGCAGGAGGGCACGTACTTCGCGGAACTGGTGTTCGACGGTGACGTCCGGGTGTCCGCGCGGCCGAGCGACTCGGTGGCGCTGGCGCTGCGGATCGGCGTGCCGATCCACGCCGAGGAGTCGGTGCTGGCCGAGGCCGGCCTGATCATCCCGGACGAGCAGGAGGACGAGGTCGAGAAGTTCCGCGAGTTCCTCGACTCGGTTTCGCCGGAGGACTTCCGCGGCGCGGACACCTGA
- a CDS encoding WhiB family transcriptional regulator produces MTSTARLPKPVTDVWDWQKEGLCRGRDSAVFFHPDNERGSARAAREDRAKQLCGRCPVLLECRRHALAAQEPYGVWGGMGEDERRRLIAAQRRHTTERQHTTERRHTAA; encoded by the coding sequence ATGACCAGCACCGCGCGCCTGCCCAAGCCAGTCACCGACGTCTGGGACTGGCAGAAGGAAGGGCTCTGCCGAGGCCGTGACAGCGCGGTCTTCTTCCACCCGGACAACGAGCGCGGCTCGGCCCGCGCGGCCCGCGAGGACCGGGCCAAGCAGCTCTGCGGGCGCTGCCCGGTGCTGCTGGAGTGCCGCCGGCACGCGCTGGCCGCCCAGGAGCCCTACGGCGTCTGGGGCGGCATGGGCGAGGACGAGCGCCGCCGCCTGATCGCGGCCCAGCGCCGGCACACGACCGAGCGTCAGCACACGACCGAGCGCCGGCACACGGCTGCCTGA
- a CDS encoding CDP-alcohol phosphatidyltransferase family protein, which produces MPHDPADRWLTIPNALSVLRLLGVPLFLYLLLGPQADGWAVVVLVAAGLSDWLDGKLARWLDQMSRLGAVLDPAADRLYILATLVAFVVRDIVPWWVAAVLVGRELVVGACLPVLRHRGYGPFEVSYLGKGATFNLLYAFPMLLLAQGTSTAALIARPVAYAFMAWGGALYLWSGALYVYQFSLALRRPPGVVPA; this is translated from the coding sequence GTGCCGCACGACCCCGCAGACCGGTGGCTGACCATCCCGAACGCGCTCAGCGTGCTCCGGCTGCTCGGCGTGCCGCTGTTCCTTTACCTGCTGCTCGGCCCGCAGGCGGACGGCTGGGCGGTGGTGGTCCTGGTCGCCGCGGGCCTGTCGGACTGGCTGGACGGCAAGCTCGCCCGCTGGCTGGACCAGATGAGCAGGCTCGGGGCGGTGCTCGACCCGGCCGCCGACCGGCTCTACATCCTGGCCACGCTGGTCGCGTTCGTCGTGCGCGACATCGTGCCGTGGTGGGTGGCGGCGGTCCTGGTCGGCCGGGAACTCGTCGTGGGCGCGTGCCTGCCGGTGCTGCGCCACCGCGGCTACGGGCCGTTCGAGGTCAGCTACCTGGGCAAGGGCGCGACCTTCAACCTGCTCTACGCCTTCCCCATGCTGCTGCTCGCCCAGGGCACGTCGACCGCGGCCCTGATCGCCCGGCCGGTGGCCTACGCGTTCATGGCGTGGGGCGGTGCGCTCTACTTGTGGTCGGGGGCCTTGTACGTGTACCAGTTCTCCCTCGCCCTACGTCGACCGCCGGGGGTCGTACCCGCCTGA
- the gcvH gene encoding glycine cleavage system protein GcvH, producing MKEHTAVIPEELKYTEEHEWVLRTGDDTVRVGITDYAQEQLGEVVFVQLPELGEQVAAGQTLGEVESTKSVSDIYAPLAGEVVTRNDSLDQQPDLVNSDPYGEGWLVELRLEDPAAVEDLLDAAAYQELAAQG from the coding sequence ATGAAGGAGCACACCGCGGTGATTCCCGAGGAGCTCAAGTACACCGAGGAGCACGAGTGGGTGTTGCGCACCGGTGACGACACCGTGCGCGTCGGCATCACCGACTACGCCCAAGAGCAGCTCGGCGAAGTCGTGTTCGTCCAGCTCCCGGAACTCGGGGAGCAGGTGGCCGCGGGTCAGACGCTCGGTGAGGTGGAGTCCACCAAGAGCGTGTCCGACATCTACGCGCCCCTCGCGGGCGAGGTCGTGACCCGCAACGACTCGCTGGACCAGCAGCCCGACCTGGTCAACTCCGACCCGTACGGCGAGGGTTGGCTGGTGGAGCTGCGGCTGGAGGACCCCGCCGCGGTGGAGGACCTGCTCGACGCCGCCGCGTACCAGGAGCTGGCGGCACAGGGGTGA
- a CDS encoding M50 family metallopeptidase: MSTLAQWAPAVLALVLVASPGIWRLSRNTITIAHEGGHALVALLTGRRLEGIKLNSDTSGVTVSSGRPTGIAVVLMYLAGYVTPSLLGLGAAALVTAEQVRPLLWATVGLLAAMLIMIRNLFGVLSVVATGAVMFAVSWYATAEWQAAFALFVAWFLLLGGVRPVGELQRRRMRGRAPDSDADQLARITRVPGLFWVLVFATTTIGALLLGGRMLLPL, from the coding sequence ATGTCGACACTCGCGCAGTGGGCGCCCGCCGTGCTCGCCCTGGTCCTGGTGGCCAGTCCGGGTATCTGGCGGTTGAGCCGCAACACGATCACCATCGCGCACGAGGGCGGGCACGCCCTGGTAGCGCTGCTCACCGGCCGCCGGCTGGAGGGCATCAAGCTGAACTCGGACACCTCCGGGGTGACCGTGTCCAGCGGTCGGCCCACCGGGATCGCCGTCGTGCTGATGTACCTGGCCGGGTACGTCACCCCGTCGCTGCTCGGCCTGGGCGCGGCGGCCCTGGTCACCGCCGAGCAGGTCCGGCCGCTGCTGTGGGCGACCGTGGGCCTGCTCGCCGCGATGCTGATCATGATCCGGAACCTGTTCGGCGTGCTGTCCGTGGTGGCCACCGGGGCGGTGATGTTCGCCGTGTCCTGGTACGCCACCGCCGAGTGGCAGGCCGCGTTCGCGCTGTTCGTCGCGTGGTTCCTGCTGCTGGGCGGCGTGCGCCCGGTCGGCGAGTTGCAGCGCCGCCGGATGCGCGGCCGCGCGCCCGACTCCGACGCCGACCAGCTGGCCCGGATCACCCGCGTGCCCGGTCTGTTCTGGGTGCTGGTCTTCGCCACCACCACGATCGGCGCGCTGCTGCTGGGCGGCCGGATGTTGTTACCGCTGTAG
- the gcvP gene encoding aminomethyl-transferring glycine dehydrogenase: protein MTQDRIPLAALEHGTPFADRHVGPRPAELARMLDVIGVGSLEELAQRAVPESIRERELVLDLPAPATETEALAELRALAARNRPLKQMIGLGYYGTTTPPVIRRNVLESPAWYTAYTPYQPEISQGRLEALLNFQTVVADLTGLALANSSMLDESTAAAEAMTLVRRAGKSKSAKFVVDEDTLPQTLAVIETRAEPLGIEIVTADLSQGLEGLGLGGDYFGVLLSYPGASGVVRDQEALIAEIHAAGAQAVVAADLLALTLLRPPGEIGADVVVGTTQRFGVPMGFGGPHAGFMAVRAGLERQLPGRLVGVSVDADGNRAYRLALQTREQHIRREKATSNICTAQVLLAVIASMYAVYHGPEGLRGIATRAHRMATVLAAGLCEGAIEVVHGEFFDTVQARVEGRAAAIVAAARELGVNLWQVDADTVSIACDETTTREDLVAVWQAFGVTVSDVDALDADTADGIPADLRRTSDYLTHPVFHAHRSETALLRYLRSLSDKDVALDRSMIPLGSCTMKLNATAEMEAITWPEFAELHPFAPAADADGLLSVVKDLEAWLAEVTGYDAVSLQPNAGSQGEFAGLLAIRAYHRANGDAHRDVCLIPSSAHGTNAASAVMAGMRVVVVKCDDKGNVDLGHLRETVDAHRDDLAAIMITYPSTHGVYEDTVREVCGLVHEAGGQVYVDGANLNALIGLAQYGKFGSDVSHLNLHKTFCIPHGGGGPGVGPIGVRSHLAPFLPNHPLQPAAGPATGVGPISAAPWGSASILPISWAYVRMMGGDGLRRATLTAVAAANYVARRLDEHFPVLYTGEGGFVAHECILDLRSITKATGVTVDDVAKRLADYGLHAPTMSFPVAGTLMVEPTESEDLAEIDRFIDAMIAIKAEIDRVGSGEWPADDNPLRNAPHTAASVTGAWNHPYSREVAVFPAGTAAPKIWPPVRRIDGAKGDRNLVCSCPPVSAYGG, encoded by the coding sequence ATGACGCAGGACCGCATCCCCCTCGCCGCTCTCGAGCACGGCACCCCCTTCGCCGACCGGCACGTCGGCCCGCGGCCGGCCGAGCTGGCCCGCATGCTCGACGTGATCGGCGTCGGCTCGCTGGAGGAACTCGCGCAGCGCGCGGTGCCCGAGTCGATCCGGGAGCGCGAGCTGGTGCTGGACCTGCCCGCGCCCGCCACCGAGACCGAGGCACTGGCCGAACTGCGCGCCCTGGCCGCCCGCAACCGGCCGCTCAAGCAGATGATCGGCCTGGGCTACTACGGCACCACCACCCCGCCGGTGATCCGCCGCAACGTGCTGGAGAGCCCGGCCTGGTACACCGCCTACACGCCCTACCAGCCGGAGATCTCGCAGGGCCGGCTGGAGGCGCTGCTGAACTTCCAGACCGTCGTGGCCGACCTGACCGGCCTGGCGCTGGCCAACTCCTCGATGCTGGACGAGTCCACCGCCGCCGCCGAGGCGATGACCCTGGTCCGCCGCGCCGGCAAGAGCAAGTCCGCCAAGTTCGTGGTGGACGAGGACACGCTGCCGCAGACGCTGGCCGTCATCGAGACCCGGGCCGAGCCGCTGGGCATCGAGATCGTCACCGCCGACCTGTCGCAGGGCCTGGAGGGCCTGGGCCTGGGCGGCGACTACTTCGGCGTGCTGCTGTCCTACCCCGGCGCGTCCGGCGTCGTGCGCGACCAGGAGGCGCTGATCGCCGAGATCCACGCGGCCGGCGCGCAGGCCGTGGTGGCCGCCGACCTGCTCGCGCTGACCCTGCTGCGCCCGCCCGGCGAGATCGGCGCGGACGTCGTGGTCGGCACCACCCAGCGCTTCGGCGTGCCGATGGGCTTCGGCGGCCCGCACGCCGGGTTCATGGCCGTCCGCGCCGGCCTGGAGCGCCAGCTCCCCGGCCGGCTGGTCGGCGTGTCGGTCGACGCCGACGGCAACCGCGCCTACCGGCTCGCGCTGCAGACCCGTGAGCAGCACATCCGCCGCGAGAAGGCGACCAGCAACATCTGCACCGCGCAGGTGCTGCTCGCCGTGATCGCGTCCATGTACGCGGTCTACCACGGCCCGGAGGGCCTGCGCGGGATCGCGACCCGCGCGCACCGGATGGCGACCGTGCTGGCCGCCGGCCTGTGCGAAGGCGCGATCGAGGTCGTGCACGGCGAGTTCTTCGACACCGTGCAGGCGCGTGTGGAGGGTCGGGCCGCCGCGATCGTCGCCGCCGCCCGCGAGCTGGGCGTGAACCTGTGGCAGGTGGACGCCGACACGGTGTCGATCGCCTGCGACGAGACGACGACCCGTGAAGACCTGGTCGCCGTGTGGCAGGCGTTCGGCGTGACCGTGTCCGACGTCGACGCCCTGGACGCCGACACCGCCGACGGCATCCCCGCCGACCTGCGCCGCACCAGCGACTACCTGACCCACCCGGTGTTCCACGCGCACCGCTCGGAGACCGCGCTGCTGCGCTACCTGCGGTCGCTGTCGGACAAGGACGTCGCGCTGGACCGCAGCATGATCCCGCTCGGCTCGTGCACCATGAAGCTCAACGCCACGGCCGAGATGGAGGCCATCACCTGGCCCGAGTTCGCCGAGCTGCACCCGTTCGCGCCGGCCGCCGACGCCGACGGCCTGCTGTCCGTGGTCAAGGACCTGGAGGCGTGGCTGGCCGAGGTCACCGGCTACGACGCGGTGTCGTTGCAGCCCAACGCGGGCAGCCAGGGCGAGTTCGCGGGCCTGCTGGCGATCCGCGCCTACCACCGGGCCAACGGCGACGCGCACCGCGACGTGTGCCTGATCCCGTCCTCCGCGCACGGCACCAACGCCGCGTCCGCCGTGATGGCCGGCATGCGCGTGGTCGTGGTGAAGTGCGACGACAAGGGCAACGTCGACCTGGGCCACCTGCGCGAGACGGTCGACGCGCACCGCGACGACCTGGCCGCGATCATGATCACCTACCCGTCCACGCACGGCGTGTACGAGGACACCGTGCGCGAGGTGTGCGGCCTGGTGCACGAGGCCGGCGGCCAGGTGTACGTCGACGGCGCGAACCTCAACGCGCTGATCGGCCTGGCCCAGTACGGCAAGTTCGGCTCGGACGTGTCGCACCTGAACCTGCACAAGACGTTCTGCATCCCGCACGGCGGCGGCGGCCCCGGCGTCGGCCCGATCGGCGTGCGCTCGCACCTCGCGCCGTTCCTGCCCAACCACCCGTTGCAGCCGGCCGCGGGCCCGGCGACCGGGGTCGGCCCGATCAGCGCCGCGCCGTGGGGTTCGGCGTCGATCCTGCCGATCTCGTGGGCGTACGTGCGGATGATGGGCGGCGACGGCCTGCGCCGGGCGACGCTGACGGCGGTCGCGGCGGCCAACTACGTGGCGCGGCGGCTGGACGAGCACTTCCCGGTGCTCTACACCGGCGAGGGCGGTTTCGTGGCCCACGAGTGCATCCTGGACCTGCGGTCGATCACCAAGGCGACCGGCGTGACCGTGGACGACGTGGCCAAGCGGCTGGCCGACTACGGCCTGCACGCGCCGACCATGTCGTTCCCGGTGGCGGGAACGCTGATGGTGGAGCCGACCGAGTCCGAGGACCTGGCCGAGATCGACCGGTTCATCGACGCGATGATCGCGATCAAGGCCGAGATCGACCGGGTCGGCTCGGGCGAGTGGCCGGCCGACGACAACCCGCTGCGCAACGCACCGCACACGGCGGCGTCGGTGACCGGCGCGTGGAACCACCCGTACAGCCGCGAGGTGGCGGTCTTCCCGGCGGGCACCGCGGCCCCGAAGATCTGGCCCCCGGTCCGCCGCATCGACGGCGCGAAGGGCGACCGAAACCTGGTCTGCTCCTGCCCCCCGGTCTCCGCTTACGGCGGCTGA
- a CDS encoding ATP-binding protein: MSHTEPQGGESDDPLAGVELRMAADPTQLSIVRAVAADIAMRQDYDLDAIEDLKLAVDEACSTLISLAAPSAVLSARFVVAGGAVQVFTTVGSKRSAPPDRDSFGWRVLSALVDSVTTWVAPRSDAYEVHIDLVKRSQGTA, translated from the coding sequence GTGTCGCACACGGAGCCGCAGGGCGGCGAGTCTGATGACCCCTTGGCCGGGGTGGAGTTGCGGATGGCGGCCGATCCCACGCAGCTGTCGATCGTCCGTGCGGTGGCGGCCGACATCGCCATGCGCCAGGACTACGACCTGGATGCGATCGAGGACCTGAAGCTGGCGGTGGACGAGGCGTGCTCCACGCTGATCTCGCTGGCGGCGCCGAGCGCGGTGCTCAGCGCCAGGTTCGTGGTGGCCGGTGGTGCGGTCCAGGTGTTCACCACGGTCGGTTCGAAGCGGTCCGCACCGCCGGACCGGGACAGCTTCGGCTGGCGGGTGCTCAGCGCGCTGGTCGACTCGGTCACGACCTGGGTGGCCCCCCGGTCCGACGCCTACGAAGTGCACATCGACCTGGTCAAGCGGTCGCAGGGGACGGCGTGA
- a CDS encoding MerR family transcriptional regulator translates to MVEEAIRAGFGEQGELFPDSSLPDELVGYRGPAACQIAGITYRQLDYWARTGLVNPTIRSAQGSGSQRLYSFKDILVLKVVKRLLDTGVSLQNIRVAVDHLRRRGVQDLARITLFSDGTTVYECTSPEEVVDLLQGGQGVFGIAVSGAMREISGTIHEFPAERADGLEIEQAPNDELSRRRRTRATG, encoded by the coding sequence GTGGTCGAGGAAGCCATCCGGGCCGGATTCGGCGAACAGGGTGAGCTGTTCCCGGACTCCTCGCTCCCGGATGAACTCGTGGGCTACCGCGGCCCGGCCGCGTGCCAGATCGCGGGCATCACCTACCGGCAGCTCGACTACTGGGCCCGCACCGGACTGGTCAACCCGACCATAAGGAGTGCCCAGGGCTCGGGCAGCCAGCGGCTGTACTCGTTCAAGGACATCCTGGTGCTCAAGGTGGTCAAGCGGCTGCTGGACACCGGGGTTTCGTTGCAGAACATCCGGGTCGCGGTCGACCACCTGCGCCGCCGCGGCGTGCAGGACCTGGCGCGGATCACGCTGTTCAGCGACGGCACGACGGTCTACGAGTGCACCTCGCCGGAAGAGGTCGTGGACCTGCTCCAAGGCGGCCAGGGCGTGTTCGGGATCGCGGTCAGCGGGGCGATGCGGGAGATCAGCGGCACGATCCACGAGTTCCCCGCCGAGCGGGCGGACGGGCTGGAGATCGAGCAGGCCCCGAACGACGAGCTGTCCCGCCGCCGGCGGACCCGGGCGACCGGCTGA
- a CDS encoding STAS domain-containing protein — protein MTVQDPNVVATSGAGSAADGTRTARVVRSVDQPVDGVAVVAVGGEIDMLTAPELRADVLGRLDDGDTLVLDMSAVSFLGSAGLAVLVEASQHAQRRGTAFRVVAVERAVIRPLAATGLGEVFSVHGSVAEALAAVRAGGGPSAG, from the coding sequence GTGACGGTGCAGGATCCGAACGTCGTGGCGACGAGCGGAGCCGGGTCCGCCGCGGATGGCACGCGTACCGCGCGGGTGGTCCGCTCGGTGGACCAGCCGGTGGACGGCGTGGCGGTCGTGGCCGTCGGCGGTGAGATCGACATGCTGACCGCCCCCGAGTTGCGCGCGGACGTGCTCGGCAGATTGGACGACGGCGACACCCTGGTGCTCGACATGTCCGCGGTGAGCTTCCTCGGCTCGGCCGGGCTGGCCGTGCTGGTGGAGGCGTCTCAGCACGCGCAGCGGCGCGGCACCGCGTTCCGCGTGGTCGCGGTGGAGCGGGCGGTGATCCGGCCGCTGGCCGCGACCGGTCTCGGTGAGGTGTTCAGCGTGCACGGCTCGGTGGCCGAGGCGCTGGCGGCGGTGCGGGCGGGCGGCGGACCGTCGGCGGGCTAG
- a CDS encoding SigB/SigF/SigG family RNA polymerase sigma factor, with amino-acid sequence MTASENGGTTRSQGDYDHLAPLFVRLAATERGTAERERLRDELVTEHLPVAKHIARRFGHRGEPYDDLVQVATVGLINAVDRFDPERGSDFLSFAVPTIMGEVRKYFRDSSWSVRMPRRLKELHLAINAGSSRLSQQLGRAPTPSELAEHLGLSRDEIHEGLAAGNAYHSASLDDLLTADESSISLGSTLGEEDPEIEAIEQREALHPLLEKLPERERKIVVMRFFGNMTQTQIAQKVGISQMHVSRLLAKTLRQLRDHLTE; translated from the coding sequence GTGACGGCGTCCGAAAACGGGGGCACGACACGTTCGCAGGGGGACTACGACCACCTCGCTCCGCTGTTCGTCCGGCTCGCCGCGACGGAGAGGGGCACGGCGGAGCGCGAGCGGTTGCGCGACGAACTGGTCACCGAGCACCTGCCGGTGGCCAAGCACATCGCGCGGCGCTTCGGCCACCGCGGCGAGCCCTACGACGACCTGGTGCAGGTGGCCACGGTCGGCCTGATCAACGCCGTGGACCGGTTCGACCCGGAGCGCGGCAGCGACTTCCTGTCCTTCGCGGTGCCGACGATCATGGGCGAGGTGCGGAAGTACTTCCGCGACTCGAGCTGGTCGGTCCGGATGCCGCGCCGGCTCAAGGAGCTGCACCTGGCGATCAACGCCGGGTCGTCGCGGCTGTCCCAGCAGCTGGGGCGCGCGCCGACGCCGTCGGAGCTGGCCGAGCACCTGGGGTTGTCGCGCGACGAGATCCACGAGGGTCTGGCGGCGGGCAACGCCTACCACTCGGCGTCGCTGGACGACCTGCTGACCGCCGACGAGAGCTCCATCTCACTGGGCAGCACGCTCGGCGAGGAGGACCCGGAGATCGAGGCGATCGAGCAGCGGGAGGCGCTGCACCCGCTGTTGGAAAAGCTGCCGGAGCGGGAGCGCAAGATCGTCGTGATGCGGTTCTTCGGCAACATGACGCAGACCCAGATCGCGCAGAAGGTCGGGATCTCGCAGATGCACGTGTCACGACTGCTGGCCAAGACGCTGCGGCAACTCCGCGACCACTTGACCGAGTGA
- a CDS encoding ATP-binding protein yields MSERLANRHWGVEFPAIATRLAEVRVRLDAWLRTVGLPDDDRYDLVIAVNEAMSNAVEHAYPPGEPGRVRVAAEVRPDGRLRVVVADCGAWRVPPVALSDRGRGLLLMRENVDEVQLDRSADGTSVTLVLAARHTTRGTFRPASTDQVLVVERSGWVEVVVLGDVPARDGPAVRRRILTAARGGSVPIVVDLRGLGTRVEGVVRSLRGIAEAASAAGNRVVVRAPERGPAHTALVAAGVDQVVDLVAHASPPTVRRPPAPPPAPRPPSRAR; encoded by the coding sequence TTGAGCGAAAGACTCGCGAACCGCCACTGGGGGGTGGAGTTCCCCGCCATCGCCACGCGCCTCGCGGAGGTTCGCGTCCGGCTCGACGCGTGGCTGCGCACCGTCGGGCTGCCCGACGACGACCGGTACGACCTGGTCATCGCGGTCAACGAGGCGATGAGCAACGCCGTCGAGCACGCCTACCCGCCCGGCGAGCCCGGCCGGGTCCGGGTCGCCGCCGAGGTCCGGCCGGACGGCCGGCTGCGGGTGGTGGTGGCCGACTGCGGCGCCTGGCGGGTGCCGCCGGTCGCGCTGTCCGACCGCGGCCGCGGCCTGCTGCTGATGCGGGAGAACGTCGACGAGGTCCAGCTGGACCGGTCGGCCGACGGCACCTCGGTCACCCTCGTGCTGGCCGCCCGGCACACCACCCGCGGCACGTTCCGGCCCGCGTCGACCGACCAGGTGCTGGTGGTCGAACGGAGCGGCTGGGTCGAGGTAGTCGTGCTCGGGGACGTGCCCGCGCGCGACGGACCCGCCGTGCGGCGGCGCATCCTGACCGCCGCCCGGGGCGGGTCCGTGCCGATCGTGGTCGACCTGCGCGGCCTCGGGACCCGGGTCGAGGGGGTCGTCCGGAGCCTGCGGGGCATCGCCGAGGCGGCGTCGGCCGCCGGGAACCGGGTGGTGGTGCGCGCACCGGAACGCGGTCCCGCGCACACCGCGCTGGTCGCGGCCGGCGTGGACCAGGTCGTGGACCTGGTGGCGCACGCTAGCCCGCCGACGGTCCGCCGCCCGCCCGCACCGCCGCCAGCGCCTCGGCCACCGAGCCGTGCACGCTGA